In the genome of Moorena sp. SIOASIH, the window CCTAGAAAAATGTCTAAAGTCCCAACCACAACCTGAACAAACCATGTGGAAGAAATCCTCTACTCTCACAGTGTTCTCCAGTTGATAACTGTAATCTCCGAGAGGGGGATAGGCAAATTGGACTGACCTAAATCACCGTAACAATCTGACAGGTGGAACGAGTAAAAACGATAGAAACAAAATGGGTCTGAGGAACGGTCGAAACCTCGGTAAGATATGCCAATCTTAATCCCCACTATCGGGTAAGATGTGTTCAAAACTGGACACGGGTTCTCAGAATATATTCAAACTAAGTAGAGCATGGTTAGACACATGTCAAATAGATATAGTGAACTATGGAAAACGCAACCCTGGAAGAAACTCCGGCAAAGCGTCTTCCGCCTACAAAGAAGAATATATAAAGCAATTCAGGCTGGTGACACAAAGAAAGCTAGGTCACTTCAAAAGTTGATGATGAAATCCCGTTCAGCTCAACTGCTGGCCGTCCGACAAGTAACACAACTAAATCAGGGAAAACGCACTGCTGGTATTGACGGCAAAGAAAGTCTCAACTACCGTGAACGAATGGAACTGGTTGAAGCATTAAATCAATATGGAACCAACTGGAAACATAATGGTTTAAGAGAAATCCCAATCCCTAAAAAGAACGGGAAAATCCGAATGCTAAAAATACCAACCATAGCAGACAGAGCATGGCAATGTCTAGTAAAATATGCCCTCGAACCAGCGCACGAAACAACCTTTCACGCTCGGAGTTACGGGTTTAGGACTGGACGTGGAGCGCATGATGCACAGAGGTACATATACAACAACTTAAGGTCATTCTGTAATGGGAAGACCAAAAGAGTAATCGAACTAGATATCAAGAAGTGTTTCGACAGAATCTCCCACAGTTCCATCATGAATAGGCTGAATGCCCCCAATAATCTGAAACAGGGGATATTCAGATGTCTAAAAGCAGGGATTCACCCAGAATTTCTTGAACAAGGAACACCCCAAGGAGGAGTAGTAAGTCCACTCTTAGCCAACATAGCACTTGACGGAATAGAAGAAATACACCCATCAGTCCGATATGCGGATGACATGGTAGTATTTCTAAAGCCAAAAGACGACGCAGGAAAAATTCTACGAAAAATAGAACAATTCCTAAAAGAACGGAGTCTCGAAATCAGCCAAGAAAAAACCAAAGTAACCAAGACGACAGACGGATTTAACTTCCTTGGCTGGCACATGCGAGTCAAGCAAAACGGAAAATTCCACTGTACTCCCTCAGCGGAGAACTATAGGAATATACGTGAGAAGATTAAAAACGTAGTCAACAGCTCGAATTATGGTGCTAAAGTCAAAAGTAAAAAATTAGCTCCTATCGTAAGAGGGTGGCGAAACTACCATAAATGGTGTGACATGAGCAGCTCTCGGGATAGCCTATGGTTCCTAGACAAAACGGCAGGCCGCAAATTCAAAAAGGAGAAGAAAATAGACAAACACCAGGCCGTGGAACTATGTAAAAAAGCTTTCCCTAAGGTAGGATACAAGCAAAACAAGCATGTAATGGTAAAAGGGACTAAGTCCCCATATGATGGAGACATAGTCTATTGGAGTAAACGAAACAGTAAACTCTACAACAATATTACAGCTAAGACTCTAGACAAGCAAAACCATTCCTGTGGATATTGTAATCTGAAATTCATTGATGAAGAAAGAGTACACCTCCACCACATCGATGGAAATCACAACAACTGGAAAGAGGACAATCTCATGGCTGTCCATCAAAGTTGCCACCAACAAATTCACTGGAGCACGTCACAAGATGACTGCAAGCCGAAAGGTTGAAGGAGAACCTAGGAGCCGTATGAGGTGAAAGCTTCACGTACGGCTTTGGAGCGGAGGTGCATCGGGTAATACCGGACATCGACCGTAATAAAAAGGCTATCCCGGAAGTAAAAAGCTTCAGGACTCCAGATACTCTGGGGTTGCCTGCCAAAATAATGGACTGGACTATCAATGATGTAGCAAAAGCCATTACAGCCCAGCAGGCAGCCTGTATCGATGGGGTAATAAAGAAAATTTATAGAAGGTTTCCGGGGAAAGAAAACCAAAAGACCAGGAAAGAACTTTGCAAACAGCTTAAAACCTTAGCTTTTTTGGAAAACCCACTGCTGCATAGACTAGTTAGGAAAGAATTCCAGCGGGGACATTCCTGGGTTAAGAACCAGATAGTTTATCAACAAGTGGGTTATAAATGCAAACGACTCTCTCGCAATACATACCAACTAGAATTAGCTGGATTAAGGAGAGGAAAGAGAAACAGGATAATCGTCAGATCTAACCGAAAAATAAAAGGACAAATTCGGTTGATACATAACCAAGTTCTGCAAAGGTTTGAGATTCATTTCCTTGTAGACCATGGAAATGTAGAAATTCCCGGTGAACGTCGCCCTGTAGGAGTAGACAAGGGATACACGGAGGCTTTCTATGATTCAGAGGGTCAAGCGCATGGGAAAGGGTTAGGCAAAGTAGCCACCAAAAAGTCCGTTCGCGTAGCGTGGCCTTTTGGCCATCGTATATGTGCCAAAAACCGCAACAGAGGAAAGCTTTGGGCACTTCATAGAAAACTAGAAAAAATAGACCCAGCTAAGTCGGCTCGTATTCTTAAAAATAACTTAAGCAGAAAAACAGAGAACAAGCGTTACAGACAAAATCAGTCAGAATTAACGGCTATCATAGGAGCCGCATCTAAGTCTCTTTTTAATGGGAAGTCACTTAAAATTTTTGCAGAAGATTTAACACAACCGATTAAAGGAAAACGTCAGTCCAAAGCCATGTCTCGCAAGCTTAATAGCTGGATGAAGGGAGAAATGCGGGACTCATTACAAAAATGGGCTGATTGGACTGGGTCGATTGTGACAGAAGTTATGCCTAGCTACACGTCGCAAATTGACTCCGTTACTGGAACCCTGTTAGGGAAAAGGAGCGGGGACAACTAACCCATGTTTAATGGGGTCGTGTTGCAGGCTGACCACAATGCTGCCAAAAACATCCTTGCTCGGGGTACGGACAAGGAACTAACTCGGTACATGAATAAGACCGAGGTAATGGCAGTATTGTTGCGTCGTACCGCGCGTTTCTTGAAAGGGATGGGACTGAGTCTGCTTGATGCAGTTGAGCTTGGTTGGATTGATTGTAAACATGAGCTTTGCTCAGGCTTTCAAGCAACTCCTGGTCGAGATGCCAGGAACGTCCAGACAGATGGGTGGAAAGTTCAACTCCAATTACTGCATGACCACTCCTCACTCGGACAACAATAAATTGCACCTTGACCGTTTCATACTGGATTATCCCGATTAATGACGGTTTAAGAGTATCTCTACCTAGCTCAATAGCTTCTATTTGTCCCTTTTCTACCTGCCAAAGTTAGAGAAGCTGTAACCAATGCCAAAGGAAATTCCCACATCTGCGGCACCATCAACGAAAATTCCAGTAGTTAATGCAGCATTGGCAACAAAATTGGGTCCAAAAGGCCAGTCAACACCACCAGTAACAATTAAACCCACATTGTTGTCATCACCTGTTGAAAAAGCCAAACCAGCACCAGCGAAAGCTGAGTAAGTAGGCGGCTCAAAAGGTTCATCCTGGAAAATAAAGTTGTAAGTGGCTGGGATCACAAAGGTAGCATCATCATTGATTAGTATGCTAGGACGCACTGATAGGGTGGGGGATAAATCGTATTTGCCGTTAATCATAAAGCCACCTCGACCAATATTGGTGCCATCATCAGTAAAACCGATATGACCGCCAATTCCAACATAGTTTCCAACCCCGAGGCTCTTGCCGGTAGGATCAATATTTCTCTGAGCTACAGGGGTGACTACTTCACCTACTTCATAGGAGGTGGCTGGTGAGGTGTCAGAGGTGGCTGGATCTAGTTGTATTTTTAGAGCTGCCACAGATCTAGCTAAGGTACCTGGTCTCGGTGGAGCTACCGCAGGATTATTGAAATCTTGAGAAGGTGTTTGGGATTCCTCAGTGATTGGTTCTAGCTCTTGTTTGGGGGGATCAGCAGGATACTCCTGGATAGTTTCTAAATTGGCTTCTAAATTGGCTAATGGTAACTGCTCCTGTCTGACTGTATAGTCAGCAATTGGTGCGACTGAGCCATTGAATTGGGAGCGGTTGACCAATGCACTAGGAGACCCTACCGACTTACTGGCACGAACCGCTGCTCCTATCCTGTCCAATTGCCCTAAACGGGAATTAGCTCGATGGTCAGTGATAGTGTTGAGATTACCTGATGGCAGACTAGTTGGTCTGAATATATTTTTATGAGTATGTGTAGTTTCCGGATTAAATCGATCAGGCTCAACTGTGATGCTGGAAGTTGCTGCTAATTGCTGGGGTCTCACCGCTGCTGCTGTCTGGGTCAATTGCTTCACCGATGAATTATGGCTAGGTGTTTCAGCAGTAGCAGACAGCTGGTAACTGACCATGGTCAATACTGCCATACTCAGTTGCATCGAAAGGGTCTTAGGAAAATTACTCTTCACACTCACTCCTCAAAAACTACTTGGTCATTGGTTAGGGGTAACAAACTTAACAGTTAGCCAAAAGCTGCTATAGTTCTTGGTCAGTAACTTGTAGCTGCTAGCCAGATCAGATCAGGTAAAGTACTCAAGAATTTGAACCCAATCCTAGGATAGTCTAATCATCCCTTGAACTTTACCAGATAGAAAGAGCAGATTGACACTCCCCGGTCATTAGACGCGGGGATTCTTAGTTCAGCGAGCTGCCTTAAACCGCTATATCTTAATCATTGACGCCGCCAAAAATTAAGCAATACCTGAACCGAAAACCCGTCAAGACCAAGAATTTAGTTCAGTTTATAGTAGACCCAGCGGGCAATTCTCCCTAAGCGTTTAGCTACTTGCTGGGAGTGCCTTAAAAAGTCTGTTTCCTCCCTTTTCACTCGGTTTCGGCGTGCCCCGCCGTACCGTTCTTTTCTCAAAATGTGCAATGCTCAGGTTCACACACCAACGGTTAATTGATGATTGGGTTTTTAGCGATGCAGCGCGGTCTTGGGGGTTTCCCCCACTCGCTATTGCATCAAGAAAGGAGGACTTTCCCTACCCTCCGGGCATTACTACTTTAAGGTCATGCAGTGGCGGGTCTGACTCCCGGTTGCGCCTCGGTTTTTCAGCCTGTACCCTATGCTTAAATTATACTCTAGCGCTAGAAAAGTGTTGACACTTTTGATAAAAGATTTTTTTTGCAGGCGGCTTTAGCCGCTATTCGCTTTCATCCCCGCTTGCTTTGTGACGGGGTTATCAGCGTTTAGACGCTGATAACCTCATTTTGGCTTTTAGTTTTGCCCTGGGCAAACATCACTAACACAGGACTTACCCCTCTACACCTGTAAAACCTCTGTAATTCTCTATTTCCCCTTGCCCGATCGGAAATTACCGATTGGCTAAACCCCTGATTTTTCCTTTAGGTGCGCTTGACCCATTAAGAATTAAATTCGCGCTTTGGTGCGCGCCTCCAAGGCCGCGAGCAATCCCTCGCGGCCTTGGGTCGCACCTTTCGGCAAAGCCGACGCGGGGCGCGTTCGGGTCGCACCTTTTGAGCGGCCTAAGTCCACTTGCCAGATCCGGAGGCCCTTGATGAGAGTAATTTGATCATCAGGCAGTCAGGGAAAGGTTGCTGTTGGGGCAACGGTTGATTTCGCTGCTTAATCTTCCTAGTTGTTTATCTTTCTAGAAAAGTACCATAATCTGAGTGTGAGTTCCCGCTTCCTATACTATGGTTTTGCTTGAGCAATTACGAGCCAATGATTTGGAATACTACTGTCGTGCTAATCTCAACCTCTATGATTCGCCCAACTGTGAGAGTTTGACAACACAAGCAGCCACAGGAAGGCACTTGCGGGTCAAGTCTGTCCCACCTGTCGGTAATGCCTTAGAGGTGCGTCTGTGCGAAGATAACTATTCTGGTTGGTTGCCTGTGTCGGATTTGGCTGTACTGGACATAGCTAACACTCCTTATCGCCCCATTTCTCTGTCTCCAGATCAAATCCAAGCACGAATAAAAGCGGTGATTGGGTTTACTAAAGCAGCAATGCACCAAAATCCCTACTACCTTTGGGGGGGTACAGTAGGTCCCAACTATGACTGTTCAGGGTTGATGCAAGCAGCGTTTGCAGCATCGGGGATTTGGTTACCCAGAGATTCCTATCAGCAAGCAGCTTTCACCCAAACCATTAGAATGGAGGAATTACAACCAGGGGATTTGGTCTTTTTCGCTACCGCCCAAAAAGTGAACCATGTAGGATTGTATCTAGGTAATGGTGATTACATTCATAGTTCTGGCAAAGATCATGGTCGTAATGGGATTGCAATTGACCAACTTTTAGAACAAGGGGATGAGATAACAAAGTATTATTACCGACAGCGCTACGGAGCTGGGCGAGTTGTGGCAAGTTATCAGCCCTAGTCACCTAGCACAATTATCTAGCACAGTGATCTAGCACAGTGATCTAGCACAGTGATCTAGCGCAGTTATCTACCACTGTACTGCTCATAGAGTTGATCCCAATCAGACTTTCTGTGAAGCTCTCAGCAGGGCTTGAGGTGAAAAGACTAACAAATATGACCACAAAATATCCTCACAATTTCCTTTCCTCAGAGAAATATTCTGAGCTTTCTAAAATACTCCTGGTGATGATCTTGTGATTATACTGATTATTGAGGGAAGACTGTGGGTAGATGTATCCCTAGCTTATCTGTAGAATTTCTGACGGATCGAGCCCAGCAATGAACACCACTCAGTCTCACATAAACAGTACTGAAACAATGGCAGAGGGAGAGTCCGCCCTAAAGATCTTGTTTTCTTTATCACTTGATCTATTATGCACCTTTGGTCAAAACGGATATTTTCAACAAATCAATCCGGCTTGGGAAAAGGTTCTAGGATGGACTTGCTCCCAATTGCGATCGCGACCTTGGATTGAGTGGATTTATCGAGAAGATCGGGAATTTACTCTCAATGCCCTTCGTGATTGTGGTCACGGAAAACTAGTCGAATATCGGAATAGAATTTACCATAAAGATGGTAGCTTGCGTTGGCTGGCTTGGAGAATTTCACAGGATGAACAGGGTCTTATCTATGCTGTTGCTAAAAATATCACTAGCATTAAAGAGCTAGAATCTGGATTGGACGATGGTAACTCTACTGGCTGCTATGAAGGCAGTAAGGGCTCTGAAAATCTCAATCCAGATGATCAAAACTTAAAAAGTTACTTTGCTTTATTAACCGCATGGCTTTATCGCTATAAAGCGGTTAGTCAAATCAGTGGTCAGCTGCTCTACGAATGGAATACCCAGACCAATGAATTGATTTGGGGTCACAATATTGAACAAGTATTGGGTTATTACCCAGGGGAAATCGCCAACACTGGGCAAGGGTGGGATCAGTTAATTTATCCTGATGATTTAGAACGATACCGACACATCATTGAACGGGTGATTGTCACTAAGGAGCCTATTGATCTTGAGTATCGGATGCGTAAGAAGGATGGCACGTACATCACTGTTGAGAACAAAGGACAGTTTTACCTAGATAGTGCCGGTAATCTCAATCGTCTGGTGGGGTTAATTGTTGACATCACGGAGCGCAAACAGGCAGAAGAGGCATTACGCCTGAGCGAAAAACGATTTCGGCTAGCAGTGGCTAATTTCCCCGGTACATTTATGATCTATGATGCCCAGCGGCGGCTCCAGTTTATCAATCAACAAGGCGTTAAGCTAACTGGAGTGTCTGATTCACCGCTACTGGGTCACACTGACGAGGAAATCTATCCACCTGTATTTAAGGATATCTATGTGAAACTCCTACAAAAGGCTGTGGAAACCCGTACTCCACAAGTGGAAGAACTGACTCTGACTTTGCCAGAGGTTGGTGAACTCACTGTCCTCGCTACCTATATTCCCCTGCTAGATGAGCAAGGAAATATTTATCAAGTTATCGGGATTATCCAAGATACTACCCAGCGCAAGCAGGCAGAGGTAGAACTACGGCAAGCCTATCAGCAATTGAGACTAAATACAGCAGCGGCTTTAGACGAGAAAGATGCCCAATTTCGACGGGTGTTTGATGAAGCACCTATCGGAATGTCACTCTCAGATTTGGATTATCAGTTTATTCAGGTGAATCGGGCTTTGTATGAAATGCTCGGATACACCAAGTCTGAACTAATGGCTCTCAATGGTTTGGCAATTACTCATCCTGAAGACCTAGAACAAGCCCAGCCTTATATTAGGCAGGTCATACAAGGAGAAATTGATAGTTTTAAGTTAGAAATACGTTACCGCAAAAAGAATCAAGATACCCTCTGGGGTAATTTAACCATGATGGCTATGCGAGATCAAGCAGGAGAAATCCTGTGTATTTTGAGCATGGTTGAAGACATTACAGAACGCAAGCAGGCAGAGGAGGCGGTACGACATAGTGAAGAACGATTTCGTGCTATCATTGAAGATCAAACTGAACTGATCTGTCGGTTGAAACTTGATGGCACCCTAACGTTTGTCAATGATGCTTACTGCCGCTATTTTGGCAAAGACCGCTCTGAATTAGTAGGGAAAGTATTTTTGCCAAAAATGCCTCCGGAAGACGAAGACATTGTTACCCGGAACTTCCGTTCTCTTTCTGTAGAGAATCCGATTAACACTTACGAACACCGAGTTCTTCTCGACTCTGGAGAAATTCGCTGGCAGCAGTGGAGTGATCGAGCTATGTTTGATGAACATGGCAACTTTATCGAATGCCAGGCGGTGGGACGGGATATCACTGAACTTAAGCAAGCAGAAGTAGATATTCGTAATGCATTGGCTAAGGAAAAAGAACTGGGTCAACTCCGCTCAGGTTTCGTTTCATTAGTTTCTCACGAGTTTCGCACGCCACTGACTACCATTCAATCTTCTGCTCAAATGCTGCAACGCTATCAGGAAAAATTGTCCCCTGAGAAAAAACAGAAGCACCATGATAAGATTCAGCATGCTGTGCGCCGGATGACTCAACTTTTGGATGATGTTCTAACGATTGGGAAAGCCGATGCGGGTAAACTCAAGTTTGAGCCAGCACCCATGGATTTAGTTGCTTGGTGTCAGGACATACTCGAAAATATCAAAATTAACCTAGGTTCTAAGCATAGCCTGATGTTCATTAGTCATGGTAGCTGCCAAAATGCCCTAATCGATGAAAGACTTTTGAGTCATGTCGTTAACAATTTGCTGTTCAATGCCATTAAATATTCCCCAGAAGGAGGTACCATCAAATTTGAACTCAATTGCAATTCTTCGACCGCAGTAATCCAGGTTCAAGATCAGGGGATCGGCATTCCTAAAAAAGACCAAGAGAAACTATTTGAGTCCTTTGAAAGAGCGAGTAATGTTGGCAGCATTCCTGGGACTGGACTGGGTTTAGCGATTGTCAAAAAATGTTTAGACTTGCACCAGGGTACAATTGCTGTCAACAGTGAAGTTGG includes:
- a CDS encoding reverse transcriptase domain-containing protein, yielding MSNRYSELWKTQPWKKLRQSVFRLQRRIYKAIQAGDTKKARSLQKLMMKSRSAQLLAVRQVTQLNQGKRTAGIDGKESLNYRERMELVEALNQYGTNWKHNGLREIPIPKKNGKIRMLKIPTIADRAWQCLVKYALEPAHETTFHARSYGFRTGRGAHDAQRYIYNNLRSFCNGKTKRVIELDIKKCFDRISHSSIMNRLNAPNNLKQGIFRCLKAGIHPEFLEQGTPQGGVVSPLLANIALDGIEEIHPSVRYADDMVVFLKPKDDAGKILRKIEQFLKERSLEISQEKTKVTKTTDGFNFLGWHMRVKQNGKFHCTPSAENYRNIREKIKNVVNSSNYGAKVKSKKLAPIVRGWRNYHKWCDMSSSRDSLWFLDKTAGRKFKKEKKIDKHQAVELCKKAFPKVGYKQNKHVMVKGTKSPYDGDIVYWSKRNSKLYNNITAKTLDKQNHSCGYCNLKFIDEERVHLHHIDGNHNNWKEDNLMAVHQSCHQQIHWSTSQDDCKPKG
- a CDS encoding C40 family peptidase, which codes for MVLLEQLRANDLEYYCRANLNLYDSPNCESLTTQAATGRHLRVKSVPPVGNALEVRLCEDNYSGWLPVSDLAVLDIANTPYRPISLSPDQIQARIKAVIGFTKAAMHQNPYYLWGGTVGPNYDCSGLMQAAFAASGIWLPRDSYQQAAFTQTIRMEELQPGDLVFFATAQKVNHVGLYLGNGDYIHSSGKDHGRNGIAIDQLLEQGDEITKYYYRQRYGAGRVVASYQP
- a CDS encoding PAS domain S-box protein → MNTTQSHINSTETMAEGESALKILFSLSLDLLCTFGQNGYFQQINPAWEKVLGWTCSQLRSRPWIEWIYREDREFTLNALRDCGHGKLVEYRNRIYHKDGSLRWLAWRISQDEQGLIYAVAKNITSIKELESGLDDGNSTGCYEGSKGSENLNPDDQNLKSYFALLTAWLYRYKAVSQISGQLLYEWNTQTNELIWGHNIEQVLGYYPGEIANTGQGWDQLIYPDDLERYRHIIERVIVTKEPIDLEYRMRKKDGTYITVENKGQFYLDSAGNLNRLVGLIVDITERKQAEEALRLSEKRFRLAVANFPGTFMIYDAQRRLQFINQQGVKLTGVSDSPLLGHTDEEIYPPVFKDIYVKLLQKAVETRTPQVEELTLTLPEVGELTVLATYIPLLDEQGNIYQVIGIIQDTTQRKQAEVELRQAYQQLRLNTAAALDEKDAQFRRVFDEAPIGMSLSDLDYQFIQVNRALYEMLGYTKSELMALNGLAITHPEDLEQAQPYIRQVIQGEIDSFKLEIRYRKKNQDTLWGNLTMMAMRDQAGEILCILSMVEDITERKQAEEAVRHSEERFRAIIEDQTELICRLKLDGTLTFVNDAYCRYFGKDRSELVGKVFLPKMPPEDEDIVTRNFRSLSVENPINTYEHRVLLDSGEIRWQQWSDRAMFDEHGNFIECQAVGRDITELKQAEVDIRNALAKEKELGQLRSGFVSLVSHEFRTPLTTIQSSAQMLQRYQEKLSPEKKQKHHDKIQHAVRRMTQLLDDVLTIGKADAGKLKFEPAPMDLVAWCQDILENIKINLGSKHSLMFISHGSCQNALIDERLLSHVVNNLLFNAIKYSPEGGTIKFELNCNSSTAVIQVQDQGIGIPKKDQEKLFESFERASNVGSIPGTGLGLAIVKKCLDLHQGTIAVNSEVGVGTTFTVTLPLHLANDQNNE